A single genomic interval of Trichosurus vulpecula isolate mTriVul1 chromosome 6, mTriVul1.pri, whole genome shotgun sequence harbors:
- the LOC118853248 gene encoding LOW QUALITY PROTEIN: NEDD4-binding protein 1-like (The sequence of the model RefSeq protein was modified relative to this genomic sequence to represent the inferred CDS: inserted 5 bases in 4 codons; deleted 2 bases in 1 codon) — MFLWYHRLYLQHSPISDSTPIKLHWIVDLDHKRDSGGEGVEGRGPAFLQCGPAAHRAGWFSGDCGPWGPGAAGEGSGGCYRRSDLWIGPRRPGGPGPGGGAAAMAGLSVQAVLEELTAPGERTALLQESRGHIEGLFGVSLTVLGPPDAPTPLPAPGRIWPQLSGAKEAVSSAKEFIKGICEPELKERECYPKDMHCIFIGAQNLFLKCLIQDTCADMSILDIGVLSIRGGAEAVIMARSHVQQFVKLFENNASLPSTQNESEVKKQFKQFVEPHADKYTMDLLILXGSLKKELLNVTHGEDPYELDYDDNDVIDLTDPKTEFTHNGIQELSMSKDGQVFQEDERKQAGTPVSELTKQMDTXFSGSTEVLFVPVNGVAPPEESVSKERMCHKRRSSDPEERHTKKQFSMENVQGGEPPSATKKLTAGTVINLLSDSCTISEDIGIDVKDTTEEMEYNILVNFFKTMGYSQETVEKVIKEQGPSTEPLVLLEEIEKENKXFQEEKVFPRHASILCLEVTEAKSKGICNSQNEFKMIFSPKKTKDLMQQNIIEQSQSPLRIEEKPGTSNCKMKTTSSVPTEERAENWNSTQSHVPHXEMDGSSPSVSPLKKLLNDKGILTELDFIARGTPSHQPRVPVIPENILFPKAGITVPKNNVNLICESQLGCCSPSQVKPNCQLLPPMPFPPQLLPSVTNVKLAGPSNRCIHSSVTGVQRFQDTLKTPYRLELKNEPGRSDLRHVVIDGSNVAIA; from the exons ATGTTCCTTTGGTATCACAGACTTTATCTTCAGCATTCTCCCATCTCTGACTCCACTCCCATAAAACTTCATTGGATCGTAGATTTAGACCATAAAAGGGACAGCGGTGGTGAAGGGGTGGAGGGGCGCGGCCCTGCCTTCCTACAGTGCGGTCCTGCGGCCCACAGAGCGGGATGGTTTAGTGGAGATTGCGGTCCGTGGGGGCCCGGAGCGGCCGGGGAGGGCTCCGGGGGCTGCTACCGCCGGTCGGATCTCTGGATCGGGCCCCGGAGGCCGGGCGGCCCGGGCCCTGGCGGAGGAGCAGCGGCCATGGCGGGGCTCTCGGTCCAGGCCGTGCTAGAGGAGCTCACGGCCCCCGGGGAGAGGACGGCACTGCTGCAGGAGAGTCGGGGCCACATCGAGGGCCTCTTCGGGGTGTCCCTCACAGTGCTGGGCCCGCCAGACGCCCCCACGCCGCTGCCCGCGCCTGGCCGCATCTGGCCGCAGCTCAGCGGTGCCAAGGAGGCTGTCAGCAGCGCCAAGGAATTCATCAAGGGAATCTGTGAACCCgaattaaaagagagagaatgttatCCAAAGGACATGCACTGTATTTTTATTGGGGCACAGAACCTGTTTCTTAAGTGTTTGATCCAGGACACATGTGCTGATATGTCCATTCTGGATATTGGTGTTCTTAGTATCAGAGGTGGTGCTGAAGCTGTCATCATGGCCAGAAGTCACGTACAGCAATTTGTGAAGCTCTTCGAAAACAATGCGAGTCTACCAAGTACTCAGAATGAATCAGAGGTGAAAAAGCAGTTTAAACAATTTGTTGAACCACATGCAGATAAATATACAATGGACTTGTTGATTTT CGGTTCATTGAAGAAAGAACTCCTAAATGTTACCCATGGTGAAGATCCCTATGAATTAGATTATGACGATAATGATGTTATTGATCTTACAGATCCTAAAACAGAATTTACGCACAATGGCATCCAAGAGCTGAGCATGTCCAAAGATGGACAAGTTTTTCAGGAGGATGAAAGAAAGCAAGCAGGAACCCCTGTTTCTGAGCTAACAAAACAAATGGACA GGTTTTCTGGTTCCACAGAGGTTCTTTTTGTTCCTGTAAATGGTGTAGCTCCACCTGAAGAATCTGTTTCCAAAGAGAGGATGTGTCACAAAAGAAGGTCTTCTGATCCTGAAGAAAGACATACGAAGAAGCAGTTTTCAATGGAAAATGTTCAGGGGGGTGAGCCTCCATCTGCTACTAAGAAATTGACTGCTGGCACAGTGATTAACCTGCTCTCTGATTCCTGTACAATCTCTGAAGATATAGGCATTGATGTAAAAGACACTACTGAGGAAATGGAATATAACATCCTGGTAAACTTTTTTAAAACCATGGGATACTCCCAGGAAACTGTAGAAAAGGTTATTAAAGAACAGGGACCATCTACAGAACCCTTAGTACTCTtagaagaaattgaaaaggaaaaca agttcCAGGAAGAAAAAGTCTTCCCTAGGCACGCTTCAATTTTGTGCCTGGAGGTCACTGAAGCCAAAAGCAAGGGTATTTGCAATAgtcaaaatgaatttaaaatgattttttctccaaagaaaacaaaggatctCATGCAGCAAAACATAATAGAACAATCTCAGTCACCTCTCAGAATAGAAGAAAAACCAGGTACCTCAAActgcaaaatgaaaactaccagttCAGTTCCAACAGAAGAGAGAGCAGAAAACTGGAATTCTACCCAGAGCCATGTTCCCC ATGAAATGGATGGCTCTTCACCTTCTGTTTCCCCTTTAAAGAAGCTCTTAAATGACAAGGGAATACTTACAGAATTAGATTTTATTGCCAGAGGAACTCCGAGTCACCAGCCAAGAGTACCAGTTATTcctgaaaatattttgtttccaaAAGCTGGGATCACAGTTCCAAAGAATAATGTTAATCTCATATGTGAAAGCCAGCTAGGATGTTGCAGCCCTTCCCAAGTCAAGCCAAATTGCCAACTTCTCCCTCCAATGCCTTTT CCACCCCAGCTTCTCCCTTCAGTTACTAATGTTAAGCTGGCAGGACCATCTAATCGTTGTATTCATTCCTCAGTTACTGGGGTTCAAAGATTCCAGGATACTCTAAAAACACCATACAGGCTGGAATTAAAAAATGAACCAGGGAGATCAGATTTAAGGCATGTTGTTATAGATGGGAGCAATGTTGCAATTGCGTAA